A single window of Rhinoraja longicauda isolate Sanriku21f chromosome 29, sRhiLon1.1, whole genome shotgun sequence DNA harbors:
- the dcakd gene encoding dephospho-CoA kinase domain-containing protein, with the protein MLSTHILASIFSKLSQNRTMFLVGLTGGIASGKSTVANVFRELGCPVIDSDQIARQIVQLDSPVYWAIVNSFGQEILLEDRTINREKLGSIIFSSREKRQLLNSITHPAIHKVMLKQVFKYFIQGYRYVILDVPLLFETKKVAKFMKHTIVVYCDSQAQLTRLMKRNNLIQEDAEQRISAQMPLEQKRKMASHVIDNSGDPTSTYRQVCKLHSQLEDSMDFLAVRLLAVVTVTGFGGLLYMLMKRCII; encoded by the exons ATGCTCTCCACCCACATCCTAGCTTCAATCTTCTCTAAGCTCAGTCAGAACAG AACAATGTTCCTGGTTGGCCTGACCGGCGGGATTGCGTCGGGGAAAAGCACAGTTGCCAATGTGTTTCGTGAACTTGGATGCCCTGTTATAGATTCTGATCAGATAGCAAGACAGA TTGTCCAGTTGGACTCGCCTGTGTACTGGGCAATAGTGAATTCTTTTGGTCAGGAGATCCTGCTGGAGGACAGAACAATCAACAGGGAGAAGCTGGGCAGCATCATTTTCTCCAGCAGAGAGAAACGGCAGCTCCTGAATTCCATCACTCATCCAGCGATCCACAAAGTCATGCTCAAACAagtctttaaatattttattcaag GGTATCGGTATGTTATTCTTGATGTCCCACTTTTGTTTGAGACTAAAAAAGTGGCTAAATTCATGAAGCATACTATAGTTGTTTACTG TGACTCTCAAGCCCAGCTGACCCGGTTGATGAAGAGAAACAACTTGATCCAGGAAGATGCAGAGCAACGCATTAGTGCCCAGATGCCATTGGAACAGAAGCGGAAGATGGCGAGCCATGTGATTGATAACTCTGGCGATCCTACCAGTACATACCGGCAAGTTTGCAAACTGCACTCTCAGCTAGAAGACTCCATGGACTTTTTAGCAGTAAGGTTGCTAGCTGTGGTCACCGTCACTGGATTTGGAGGCCTTTTGTACATGTTGATGAAAAGATGTATTATTTAA